The following nucleotide sequence is from Aspergillus luchuensis IFO 4308 DNA, chromosome 1, nearly complete sequence.
TTGTTATCGCGAGAGAGAACGTATTGAGCCTCTCATCCCGTGactcccttcctctttcgcTTGAGTAATTATTTGCCAGCCATGCACTTCACACACTGCTGAGCCTTCCTTATTCCCATCCGTTCCTGTGCAACAAGCCACCCTCCAGTCACTCGGCCCATATCCTGGTTGCTCCGTCGATCATCTTTCCAGGGTTCTGGTGCGGAGATTGCAAACACTGCGTTTCATACTTCACTGTCTCTCGTTTGGCTTCAATTTGCTTGAACTCAATCAGTTCAAACACGtccccctcctcatctcatATCATCGTGTCGTGTGAGACATTGAACTTGTGGTAAGTCTCTGTCAAGTTCTTTGGATGTAGTTGTTTTTTGCACTCGCTGAGCTGATTACTTAGGTGGAAAGCATCGTTTCTGAAATAGCACACGGATTGAACCGAGTCTGAAGCCATGGATGTAAGGATTCTTCCAATGCCCCTCTCTCTTATCTGCAGAAGAGCCTGCACCGTCTGTCGAGCTGTGGGAATCAATGAGGTGTCTTTTTGAGTGCTGTGCTGGACTGCTTGGTCCAGATTGGCTCTGTTgtctgttgttgctgttgcctGCGTGTCAGAAGTACTCTGTGTTGTGTGAGCTATCTGCAGATGCCCTTCAACGTCCGACCGGCTCAACCAGAAATGAGTTGTTTTCTGTGCTCGGATACACCCAGAGCAATCGATTCTGTTTTGTACGAGTCTATGCACGTGTCAAACATGCCCGGCGAGTCCCAGGTGTTTTTTTCACGTTCTCATCACATTCGAGCTCGGGGCACGTGACCTGTATTCACACTTTCACCTCATGTTGTTGGAGAGGACTAGATAGCTCATGGGCATTCATTTCTCTGCTGTCTTTGTTGTCTCTGCTGAAAGCTTCTCACGCGCTTGGTCATCATGGAGCTACCTCGTCGGATCGAACCTGGCTGGGGGAGCGCATCCAAACTGACCCCAAGCGAGAATACTACAGCCCCCAAGTCTGATGCACAGCTAATGCTTGCGAATATTCTACAGGGAACTACCCAATCTATGGAGCAGTCCGCTGAGTCGGCCAATAAACCCCAGGATGCTAAGCCTCGTCTGATGCTGATGGGCCTGCGTCGGTAAGCTGTCCCTACCGTAGCTGGTCCCGTGCTGTATTCTAACATTACCTAGGAGCGGCAAGTCATCGATCGCTAGCGTGGTCTTCCACAAAATGCCACCCAACGAGACTCTTTTCCTGGAATCGACGACCCGGATCCAGAAGGATTCAATCCAGTGAGTACGCAGGTCCCCTACCAGCCATACTGCACTGACACAGGCAAACAGCTCGTTCATGGACTTTCAGGTCTGGGATTTTCCTGGTCAGCTAGAGTACCTGGAGCCGTCTTTCGATCTGGAAAGCATCTTCGGAAGTTTGGGCGCGCTGGTTTGGGTCATTGACGCTCAAGACGATTACATGGAATCGGTGGCGCGTCTCAATCGCACGATCTTGACCGTTCAGCAGTACTATCCGAACATCAACATCGAGGTCTTTATTCACAAGGTCGACGGTATCACCGATGAATACCGCACCGACACTTTCCAGGATATTGTCCAACTCATTTCGGATGAGCTCAGTGATGCGGGCTACGAAAATGCTCCGGTTCATTACTACCTGACCTCCATCTACGACTACTCCGTCTTTGAGGCTTTCAGTAAGGTCATTCAGAAACTCATTCCCAACCTGTCTACGTTGGAGAATCTGATCAACACCTTGTCCAACAATTGCGGATTTGAAAAGACTTATCTTTTCGACGTTCTCAGCAAGATCTACATTGCGTCCGACACCCGTCCGGTCGACATGTCCTGCTATGAGATGTGTTCCGACTATATTGACGTTATTGTGGACATTTCGGAGCTGTACTCCTGGGATCACCCCGACCGCAAGGCCAAGGGCGAGCAGAATCAGGAGGCAGAAAGCCACGCTGTTTTGCACGATGATACGATGATCCACCTCATGGAGATGAACAAGTATGTGACCGAGCTGCCCATTCTTTGACGATACTAACAGATAGTAGGTATCTTTGTCTTGTTTCCGTTATCCGAAACCCTGAGTCGAAGGATAAAAAGGGCCTTATCGATATGAATTGTCGTACCTTCCAGGAAGCTCTCAATGATGTGTTCTCCCGCAGCTGGGAACAGGATCAGGAAGAGCCCGGAGTGGTGACCGAGGAGTAAAATACCGAATCCATTTGCATTGGCGAGGTTGTCTTGTTTTTGTTCTGTTTCGTCGTCCCTCTTTCGGGGCTTAGCAGGGAGTATTGAGGCACGGTTCGGGATGGCATGACACCTCGGATGAGCCCTCTATCTTGCGACGTCGAGAATATGTGAAGCTCTGGTAGCTTTCACGCTTTTTTGATAGGATCAAGACTGAGGCTGGTACTTTGATAGTATTATATCCGAGTTAGTAGTCAATACCATAATGTGATATTCTACCTAGTAAACATTCGACCCGCAGTAGCCCTGGTAGTAAGGCATAAAGGCAGAAAACTGGACGTGAGACCCGCCCGGCGGAACTTTCTTCCTGCGCAACATAAATTCATCTGgaaattcttttcttcgctTGTTTTCTGTCATCACCAGTTGTGGTTCTTGAACGCCTTTTGCGACTTCAAAAATGGATTGAAACTTTCGCGATTGGCTATGCCAGTACTAACTTCGAAGCATCAATACTACAGGTTTATTTTCATCAGCA
It contains:
- a CDS encoding GTR/RAG family Ras-related GTP-binding protein (BUSCO:EOG09263274;~COG:U;~EggNog:ENOG410PH4C;~InterPro:IPR039400,IPR006762,IPR027417;~PFAM:PF04670;~go_function: GO:0005525 - GTP binding [Evidence IEA]); amino-acid sequence: MDGTTQSMEQSAESANKPQDAKPRLMLMGLRRSGKSSIASVVFHKMPPNETLFLESTTRIQKDSIHSFMDFQVWDFPGQLEYLEPSFDLESIFGSLGALVWVIDAQDDYMESVARLNRTILTVQQYYPNINIEVFIHKVDGITDEYRTDTFQDIVQLISDELSDAGYENAPVHYYLTSIYDYSVFEAFSKVIQKLIPNLSTLENLINTLSNNCGFEKTYLFDVLSKIYIASDTRPVDMSCYEMCSDYIDVIVDISELYSWDHPDRKAKGEQNQEAESHAVLHDDTMIHLMEMNKYLCLVSVIRNPESKDKKGLIDMNCRTFQEALNDVFSRSWEQDQEEPGVVTEE